In one Bacillus sp. PK3_68 genomic region, the following are encoded:
- the atpG gene encoding ATP synthase F1 subunit gamma — protein MASLRDIKTRITSTKKTSQITKAMEMVSASKLNRAETNAKAFVPYMEKIQEVVASIALGSKDVTHPMLVSRPVKKTGYLVITSDRGLAGAYNSSILRLVSNKIKERHSSKDEYVIIAVGRMGRDFFLHRGMNVGLDIVGLPDQPSFSDIKDIANKAVSFFSEGMYDELYMYYNHFVSAIQQDVTEKKVLPLTDIATSSQKLTAYEFEPAAEEIMEVLLPQYAESLIFGALLDGKASEHAARMSAMKTATDNAKELIDTLTLQYNRARQAAITQEITEIVGGVAALE, from the coding sequence GTGGCATCGTTACGCGACATAAAGACTCGGATTACTTCTACTAAAAAGACGAGCCAGATCACAAAAGCGATGGAAATGGTTTCCGCTTCTAAATTGAACCGTGCCGAAACAAATGCCAAAGCATTTGTTCCTTACATGGAAAAAATTCAGGAAGTGGTCGCATCCATTGCTCTTGGCAGCAAAGATGTAACACATCCGATGCTAGTCTCCCGCCCCGTTAAAAAAACCGGGTATTTGGTTATTACCTCTGACCGCGGTTTGGCGGGAGCTTATAACAGCAGCATTCTTCGCCTTGTCAGCAACAAAATTAAAGAACGTCATTCTTCTAAAGATGAATACGTAATTATTGCAGTTGGACGTATGGGCCGCGATTTCTTCCTTCATCGGGGAATGAACGTGGGCTTAGACATCGTCGGCTTGCCTGATCAGCCTTCTTTTTCTGACATTAAAGATATCGCAAACAAAGCGGTCAGCTTCTTCTCAGAAGGAATGTACGACGAGCTTTACATGTACTACAATCACTTTGTCAGCGCGATTCAGCAGGATGTAACAGAAAAGAAAGTGCTGCCTTTAACGGATATTGCTACGTCTTCCCAAAAGCTTACGGCTTATGAATTTGAGCCGGCAGCTGAGGAGATTATGGAAGTTCTTCTTCCGCAATATGCGGAAAGCTTGATTTTCGGTGCGCTTCTTGACGGCAAAGCCAGTGAGCATGCTGCCCGGATGTCTGCGATGAAAACTGCAACAGACAACGCAAAAGAATTAATCGATACATTAACATTGCAATACAACCGTGCACGTCAGGCGGCAATCACACAAGAAATTACAGAGATTGTCGGCGGCGTAGCAGCGTTAGAGTAG
- a CDS encoding F0F1 ATP synthase subunit epsilon translates to MKTFKVSIVTPDGPAYESDVEMVSAKAQTGELGILPGHIPMVAPLQVGAVRLNKGAGKPDLVAVSGGFLEVRPDQVTILAQAAETAENIDIARAKEAKARAESRLSNKQDNIDFKRAELALKRATNRIDVYEGRV, encoded by the coding sequence ATGAAGACATTTAAAGTCAGTATCGTCACTCCTGATGGCCCGGCGTATGAATCGGATGTTGAAATGGTAAGTGCCAAAGCTCAGACAGGTGAGCTTGGTATTTTACCAGGGCATATTCCAATGGTCGCCCCTTTACAAGTTGGCGCTGTTCGCTTAAACAAAGGCGCTGGAAAACCTGATTTGGTCGCGGTCAGCGGCGGATTTTTAGAAGTCCGTCCAGATCAGGTGACGATATTAGCACAAGCGGCTGAAACAGCGGAAAATATTGACATTGCCCGGGCAAAAGAGGCTAAAGCAAGAGCAGAAAGCCGACTGAGCAATAAACAAGACAATATAGATTTTAAACGTGCTGAATTAGCATTAAAACGGGCAACTAACCGTATTGACGTTTATGAAGGCAGAGTATAA
- the atpA gene encoding F0F1 ATP synthase subunit alpha, translating into MSIKAEEISALIKKQIENFQSDITVNDVGTIIHVGDGIARAHGLDNVMAGELLEFSNGVMGMAQNLEENNVGIIILGPYTDIREGDEVRRTGRIMEVPVGEELIGRVVNSLGQPVDGLGPINTTKTRPIESKATGVMDRKSVHEPLQTGIKAIDALVPIGRGQRELIIGDRQTGKTTVAIDTILNQRDQDMICIYVAIGQKESTVRGTVETLRKHGALDYTIVVTASASSPAPMLFLAPYAGVTMAEEFMFNGKHVLIVYDDLSKQAAAYRELSLLLRRPPGREAYPGDVFYLHSRLLERAAKLNDELGAGSITALPFVETQAGDISAYIPTNVISITDGQIFLQSDLFFSGVRPAINAGLSVSRVGGSAQIKAMKKVAGTLRLDLAAYRELEAFAQFGSDLDKATQAKLNRGARTVEVLKQDLNKPLKVEKQVVILYALTRGLLDDIPVGDIRRFEDELLSWLDHNHTNVLEHIRTTKELASDDEMKAAINEFKKTFAKSE; encoded by the coding sequence ATGAGCATCAAAGCTGAAGAAATCAGTGCGCTGATTAAAAAGCAGATTGAGAACTTCCAGTCAGACATTACAGTAAACGATGTCGGTACAATTATTCACGTAGGTGATGGTATCGCTCGTGCTCATGGCCTCGACAATGTCATGGCTGGAGAACTGCTTGAGTTCTCAAACGGTGTCATGGGTATGGCACAAAACTTAGAGGAAAACAACGTAGGTATTATCATCCTTGGACCTTACACAGATATTCGTGAAGGTGATGAAGTACGTCGCACAGGCCGCATCATGGAAGTCCCTGTTGGGGAAGAATTAATCGGCCGCGTTGTAAACTCTCTTGGACAGCCTGTAGATGGTCTTGGCCCGATTAATACAACAAAAACTCGTCCGATTGAAAGCAAGGCAACAGGAGTTATGGATCGTAAATCTGTTCATGAGCCTTTACAAACAGGAATTAAGGCGATTGACGCACTTGTGCCAATTGGCCGTGGTCAACGTGAATTGATTATCGGTGACCGCCAAACTGGTAAAACAACTGTAGCGATCGATACAATTCTTAACCAAAGAGATCAAGATATGATCTGTATCTATGTCGCTATTGGACAAAAAGAATCTACTGTTCGTGGAACAGTTGAAACGCTTCGTAAGCATGGAGCGCTTGATTATACAATCGTTGTAACTGCTTCCGCGTCTTCACCAGCTCCAATGCTATTCCTTGCTCCATATGCTGGAGTAACGATGGCAGAAGAGTTCATGTTCAACGGTAAACATGTTCTGATCGTGTATGATGATTTATCTAAACAAGCGGCAGCTTACCGTGAACTTTCCTTATTATTACGTCGTCCTCCAGGTCGTGAAGCTTACCCTGGTGATGTTTTCTACTTGCACTCCCGTTTACTCGAGCGTGCAGCTAAATTGAACGATGAATTAGGAGCAGGTTCAATTACAGCTCTTCCATTCGTTGAAACACAAGCAGGCGATATCTCTGCTTACATTCCAACGAACGTTATCTCTATCACTGACGGACAGATCTTCTTGCAGTCTGACTTGTTCTTCTCAGGCGTACGTCCTGCGATTAACGCTGGTCTTTCTGTATCACGTGTTGGTGGGTCCGCTCAAATTAAAGCGATGAAAAAAGTAGCCGGTACTCTTCGTCTGGACTTAGCTGCTTACCGTGAACTCGAAGCGTTTGCACAGTTCGGCTCTGATCTTGATAAAGCTACCCAAGCAAAATTAAATCGTGGAGCGCGTACTGTTGAAGTGTTAAAGCAAGACTTGAACAAGCCGCTTAAAGTTGAAAAGCAAGTAGTTATTCTTTATGCGTTGACACGCGGTCTTTTAGACGATATTCCAGTAGGAGATATCCGACGTTTCGAAGATGAACTGTTAAGCTGGTTAGATCACAACCATACAAACGTGTTAGAACATATTCGCACAACGAAAGAACTTGCTTCTGATGATGAAATGAAAGCAGCCATCAACGAGTTCAAAAAGACGTTCGCGAAGTCCGAATAA
- a CDS encoding F0F1 ATP synthase subunit delta, with protein sequence MSDSVVAKRYALALFKIAKEHQQLQQIGEELQVVKAVFQENKNLLPLLDSPKLTIEEKQALIKNAFSEASTYVTNILMLLISRHREGDIIAVVDAYTNLAHEEQGLAEATVESVRPLTDEETKQISTQFAKKVGKQALEITNIINPQLLGGLKVRIGNRIFDGSLRGKLDRLEKQLIAK encoded by the coding sequence ATGAGTGATTCCGTAGTGGCAAAACGCTATGCGCTGGCTCTTTTCAAAATTGCCAAAGAACATCAGCAACTTCAGCAGATCGGAGAAGAGCTGCAGGTAGTGAAAGCCGTTTTTCAGGAAAACAAAAACTTGCTTCCTCTACTTGACTCTCCGAAGCTAACAATTGAAGAAAAACAAGCACTGATAAAGAATGCTTTTTCAGAGGCTTCTACTTATGTGACTAACATATTAATGCTTTTAATCTCGCGTCATCGTGAAGGAGATATTATTGCCGTAGTTGATGCGTATACGAATCTAGCTCATGAAGAGCAAGGTCTCGCTGAAGCAACTGTTGAGTCTGTACGTCCTTTAACAGACGAAGAGACGAAGCAAATTTCCACTCAATTTGCCAAGAAAGTGGGCAAACAAGCTCTGGAAATTACGAATATCATCAATCCGCAGTTACTTGGCGGCTTAAAGGTGCGCATTGGCAACCGTATTTTTGATGGTAGCCTGCGTGGGAAATTAGATCGGCTTGAAAAACAATTAATAGCAAAATAA
- a CDS encoding YwmB family TATA-box binding protein: MNLLKSRYYLLIVCFIVFLMGNNTTASGEGSSLLLLTDSVNGVNGSIEEWTLHTRERLTEEPDVAAHRLQAFLTEWKVTSLDTANTHGYLFEHTQGTVQQRIQVISSDTAGGVAYMLYSVTAADEKEIRSFLAKEFQSTYSQIFHRTPQVFTCIKGKFDGTLEEVLSNQLDKLLSNWKAEKREAVSETDFYSLSIYSERFTSNLPLSDHEMNVQVGLRKKQRGTETNFVIGTPLITIEY; encoded by the coding sequence ATGAATCTATTAAAAAGTAGATATTATCTGTTAATAGTTTGTTTCATTGTATTTTTAATGGGGAATAACACAACTGCAAGTGGCGAAGGCAGTTCTTTGCTGCTCTTAACTGACAGTGTGAATGGTGTGAATGGATCGATCGAAGAATGGACCTTACATACTCGCGAACGCTTGACAGAAGAGCCGGATGTGGCGGCTCACAGACTTCAAGCCTTCTTAACCGAATGGAAAGTTACGTCTCTTGATACGGCAAATACTCATGGCTATCTTTTTGAACACACACAAGGAACCGTTCAACAGAGGATCCAAGTGATTTCTTCTGACACAGCCGGAGGTGTTGCCTACATGCTCTATTCTGTCACTGCAGCCGATGAAAAGGAGATTAGATCCTTCTTGGCAAAAGAGTTTCAATCTACATATTCACAGATTTTCCATAGAACGCCACAGGTTTTTACTTGTATCAAAGGGAAGTTTGATGGTACACTTGAAGAAGTTTTGTCAAATCAACTTGATAAATTACTATCGAACTGGAAAGCTGAAAAAAGAGAAGCTGTTTCTGAAACGGACTTCTACTCTTTATCTATTTATTCGGAGCGTTTCACGAGCAATCTTCCGCTCTCGGATCATGAAATGAATGTACAAGTTGGATTAAGAAAAAAACAGAGAGGCACTGAGACGAATTTTGTGATAGGCACGCCTCTCATTACGATTGAATATTAA
- the murA gene encoding UDP-N-acetylglucosamine 1-carboxyvinyltransferase has product MEKIIVRGGHKLSGTVKVEGAKNSVLPVIAATLLASKGKSVIRDVPTLSDVYTINEVLRHLNCQVHFENNTVTVDASEELFVEAPFEYVRKMRASVLVMGSLLARTGKARVALPGGCAIGSRPIDQHLKGFEAMGAVVRVENGFIEAEVTTRLKGAKIYLDFPSVGATENIMMAAALADGTTVLENAAKEPEIVDLANLLNAMGGKVVGAGTETIRIEGVNELQGADHTIIPDRIEAGTFMVAAAITGGNVLVQGAVPEHMSSLIAKLKEMGVQITEEENGVRVVGPEALKAVDIKTMPHPGFPTDMQSQMMALLLKAQGTSMITETVFENRFMHVEEFRRMNVNIKIEGRSVIINGPADIQGAEVAATDLRAAAALILAGLVGEGYTRVTELKHLDRGYVNFHGKLAALGADIIRVKEEEEEMPTSSSEKIITDINA; this is encoded by the coding sequence TTGGAAAAAATTATCGTCCGCGGCGGTCATAAATTAAGCGGAACTGTGAAAGTAGAAGGCGCAAAAAATTCAGTTCTGCCGGTCATCGCCGCTACATTATTAGCCAGTAAAGGGAAGAGTGTGATTCGGGATGTACCGACTCTCTCTGATGTATATACAATAAATGAAGTACTTCGTCATCTAAACTGTCAGGTTCACTTTGAAAATAATACAGTAACCGTAGACGCATCTGAAGAGTTGTTCGTTGAGGCGCCATTTGAGTATGTACGCAAAATGCGGGCGTCTGTTCTTGTCATGGGTTCATTGCTTGCACGTACAGGAAAAGCAAGAGTGGCTTTGCCAGGCGGCTGTGCCATCGGCTCGCGCCCAATCGATCAGCATTTAAAGGGATTTGAAGCGATGGGTGCGGTTGTACGAGTAGAAAATGGTTTCATTGAGGCTGAAGTGACAACACGATTAAAAGGAGCAAAAATCTATCTTGACTTTCCAAGCGTAGGGGCCACGGAAAACATTATGATGGCCGCTGCTTTAGCTGACGGCACGACTGTACTTGAAAATGCAGCTAAAGAACCGGAAATTGTAGACCTTGCTAACCTGCTGAATGCGATGGGCGGAAAAGTAGTCGGTGCCGGTACGGAAACGATTCGAATTGAAGGTGTCAATGAGCTTCAGGGAGCTGACCATACAATCATTCCTGACCGTATTGAAGCTGGAACCTTTATGGTAGCTGCTGCTATTACAGGCGGCAATGTACTTGTTCAGGGGGCTGTGCCTGAACATATGTCTTCATTAATTGCCAAGCTGAAGGAAATGGGCGTGCAAATTACAGAAGAAGAAAACGGTGTGCGCGTGGTTGGTCCTGAAGCTTTGAAGGCCGTTGACATTAAAACAATGCCTCATCCAGGATTCCCGACAGATATGCAATCGCAGATGATGGCTCTACTGCTAAAAGCACAAGGCACGAGCATGATTACTGAAACGGTATTTGAAAATCGTTTTATGCACGTAGAAGAGTTTCGCCGCATGAACGTCAATATTAAAATTGAAGGCCGTTCGGTCATCATTAACGGCCCGGCAGACATTCAAGGTGCAGAGGTGGCAGCCACTGATCTGCGTGCAGCCGCTGCGTTAATTCTAGCAGGCCTTGTTGGAGAAGGTTATACACGCGTAACAGAGCTGAAGCACCTTGATCGTGGATATGTTAATTTCCACGGCAAGTTGGCCGCTCTCGGCGCAGATATTATTCGAGTAAAGGAAGAAGAGGAAGAAATGCCGACTTCATCTTCTGAAAAAATCATTACAGATATTAATGCTTAA
- the atpD gene encoding F0F1 ATP synthase subunit beta, translating to MNKGRVLQVMGPVVDVKFESGQLPEIYNALKVQIAAQADKDAVELTLEVAIHLGDDTVRTIAMDSTDGLQRNTEVIDMGQPISVPVGDITLGRVFNVLGETIDLNEEIPATAQRNAIHRAAPSFEQLSTEVEILETGIKVVDLLAPYIKGGKIGLFGGAGVGKTVLIQELINNIAQEHGGISVFAGVGERTREGNDLYHEMSDSGVISKTAMVFGQMNEPPGARMRVALTGLTMAEYFRDEQSQDVLFFIDNIFRFTQAGSEVSALLGRMPSAVGYQPTLATEMGQLQERITSTSVGSVTSIQAIYVPADDYTDPAPATTFAHLDATTNLERKLSEMGIYPAVDPLASTSRALSPEIVGEEHYSVARQVQQTLQRYRELQDIIAILGMDELSEEDKLVVARARRIQFFLSQNFHVAEQFTGQPGSYVPVKETVRGFKEILDGKYDHLPEDAFRLVGGIEDVIASAKEMGVEV from the coding sequence ATGAACAAAGGACGCGTTCTTCAAGTTATGGGTCCGGTCGTTGACGTGAAGTTTGAAAGCGGCCAACTTCCTGAGATCTATAACGCGTTAAAAGTGCAAATTGCTGCACAAGCTGATAAAGACGCCGTTGAGTTAACGCTTGAGGTAGCTATCCATTTAGGCGATGATACAGTGCGTACGATTGCCATGGATTCAACAGACGGTTTACAGCGTAATACAGAAGTAATAGACATGGGTCAGCCGATCTCTGTACCAGTAGGAGACATTACACTTGGCCGTGTATTTAACGTACTCGGTGAAACAATTGACTTAAATGAAGAGATTCCTGCAACTGCACAGCGCAATGCGATTCACCGTGCAGCTCCTAGCTTCGAACAGCTTTCTACAGAAGTTGAAATTCTTGAGACAGGTATTAAAGTAGTAGACTTGCTTGCTCCATATATTAAAGGTGGTAAGATCGGTCTCTTCGGTGGTGCCGGTGTAGGTAAAACCGTTCTTATTCAGGAATTGATCAACAACATCGCTCAAGAGCACGGCGGTATCTCTGTATTCGCTGGTGTTGGAGAGCGTACTCGTGAAGGAAATGACCTTTATCACGAGATGAGCGATTCTGGCGTTATTAGCAAAACAGCGATGGTTTTCGGCCAAATGAACGAACCTCCTGGTGCACGTATGCGTGTTGCTTTAACAGGTTTGACAATGGCAGAATACTTCCGTGATGAGCAAAGTCAGGACGTTCTTTTCTTCATCGATAATATTTTCCGTTTCACACAAGCAGGTTCTGAGGTTTCTGCCCTTTTAGGCCGTATGCCTTCTGCGGTTGGTTACCAGCCGACACTTGCTACTGAAATGGGTCAATTGCAAGAACGTATTACATCTACAAGCGTGGGTTCTGTTACATCTATCCAAGCGATTTACGTACCAGCCGATGACTATACTGACCCGGCTCCAGCTACAACATTCGCTCACTTAGATGCAACAACAAACCTTGAGCGTAAGCTTTCAGAAATGGGTATCTACCCAGCGGTGGATCCACTTGCTTCTACATCTCGTGCCCTTTCTCCAGAAATTGTTGGGGAAGAACACTATAGTGTAGCACGCCAAGTGCAGCAAACATTGCAACGTTACAGAGAGCTTCAAGATATTATTGCTATCCTCGGTATGGATGAGCTTTCAGAAGAAGACAAATTGGTCGTGGCACGTGCGCGCCGTATCCAATTCTTCTTATCACAAAACTTCCACGTAGCGGAGCAATTTACTGGCCAGCCAGGTTCTTATGTGCCGGTTAAAGAAACTGTTCGTGGATTCAAAGAAATTCTTGACGGCAAATATGACCATCTTCCTGAAGATGCATTCCGCTTAGTCGGTGGCATTGAAGATGTAATTGCCAGCGCGAAAGAAATGGGCGTAGAGGTATAA
- a CDS encoding DUF1146 family protein, with amino-acid sequence MMANFGQDALFSILSHLVFIGLSFWALQAIRLDQLIKANHVFQARLLFIVLSIAIGSSVSNFFLDYFMWSRQLPLLFQ; translated from the coding sequence ATGATGGCAAATTTTGGGCAGGATGCATTGTTCAGTATCTTGTCACATCTTGTCTTTATCGGTTTATCCTTTTGGGCACTGCAGGCTATTCGGTTGGATCAATTGATTAAAGCCAACCATGTGTTCCAAGCGCGCCTGTTATTTATAGTGTTATCCATTGCGATCGGTTCATCGGTCAGCAATTTCTTCCTTGATTACTTCATGTGGTCCCGCCAATTGCCGCTTTTATTCCAATAA